From the genome of Podospora bellae-mahoneyi strain CBS 112042 chromosome 2, whole genome shotgun sequence:
AACCCATGTCGCCACTGCTCGGCTTCACAGTTGGCTTGCACCTACAATGCCATTCCCCAGAAAAAGGGGCCCAAGGGGTCCCGAGCGAAGGTTATCAATGAACTCAAGGAGAACCAACGCCAGACGAGCCTCTCTTCGAAGCAGAACCCTTCCAACAGCCCAAGCTTGGCCCCTACACCCCGTTTGTTGACCAAGGAGATGATCAACGCTTGCGTCGAATTCTTTTTCGCCAATCTGTACCCCACCATGCCGATTCTGGACCGCCAGCGCCTGGAGCAGGATATCATGTACATGGAGCAGAATATCGATAGCTACTGCCTCTTGACATCCCTGTGCGCCTTTGTGTCGCTCCAGCCCGGCATGGTTATGCCAAACATGGGCATGTCGTCCATGAGCGATCCTTTCAACCCGGACATGATGTTTGGCGGTGGCAACATTCTGACCTGCACGttgctgatggaggagacgatTCGGGTCCGGAAGAGCGAGGATTATGCGGCTTCgcgcaccatcaacaccctctgCACCGACTTTTTCCTGTTTGCTGTACACCACGGTCTGGAGATGCACGACAAGGCTTGGTTCTACTTGCGGGAGGCCACCACATTGGCGCACCTGTCGAGGATGAACGAAGAAACCCAGTACATGCAGTACGACAGCAATGACGCAGCCAGATGCAGACGTCTGTACTGGCTGCTCTTTGTCACTGAACGGTGCGTTTTGACAGTGCCCTGCTCTGGTATAACGTCAATTGTGGATGCTGACAGTCTATTTTAGTGCCTACGCCTTGCAGCATCGTCGTCCCATGACTCTGGAAgcaaccatcaacctcccGGCACATGCTGACCCCTCCAATCCTCACTCGCATCACATTCCCAGTTTCCTTCGCCAGATTCAGCTCTTCCATTCTTTCGACCATGGTCTACTTTCCATGTGGATGAAGACCAAGCGCGAATGCTCTGACTCATATCTCACCAGCCTGGAGAAACAGCTGCAGGAAGTCCTGCCCCCATATCTCAACGATACTCAGGCCCAGCTGAACGAGATGTCAATCAACCTTCACTGGCTCAAGGACATGGCCTGGAAGCTGGGTCTTGCAAACAACAACGGCCATGATGCTGAGCTCTCTTACTCCTTTTTGCCAATGGTCGCACATTTCCCAGGAAATCTGGGCCTGCAGGGCTTTGGTTTCCTCGAGAAGCTGCTCAGCATCACATACGACCTCTCCGAAGCACTCTCTATGCAACCGGCTCCCAGGACGCCTTTCACCCCTGGCCCGCATGATCAGCTCCGAAAGATACTCAACATTGTCACGACTCTGCGCAACGGACAACACCACTTCCTGCCTTTGCTTCTCAGCAAGATACACGCTGCTTTGCCAAAGATGGCCAGCCCTATGCTGCAGAACGCCCCGGAAAGTGCGGCCTGCAATATCGACATTTTTGACGGGTTTGGAAACGCTGGCATGGCACAGCCCCCGGTTTACTCGCATGAGTCGTATGATAACAAATTTTCGATCCCACGAATCGAGGACCACAACTCTTCGGATTCTAACAgccccaacaacatcacTCCACCGAGCAGCAACGATATGAATTCGCCCTTTGTTAGCTCGCCACCCATCATGTCCCCCGGCGGCATGGACCTGCCTCATGGTATGCCATCCGACTTTACCTCAATGCCAGAAATGGTCATGAGTCCAATGAGCCATGCACCGCCGACCTCGTTGGGTGCCACTGTTGGCATGAACAACCACCAGGCACAACACACACCGCTCTCACCCTTTCCGAATCTGGGTTCGCAAATACAAGGAAtgaacaaccacaacatcaaccctcctccaaatATAGCCCTCGCTTCTCAAATGCATCTCCCTCAGCCGATGGGAGGGACAATAGGCTCCAATATCGGTAGCAACATGATGTCGAGGccacaagcacaacaacGGACAAGCAGCTTTGCACTCGGGCCCACACCGATTCGTACTGTAGGCGATTTTCAAGCACTGCAGCGGACCAACTCAGACATGACGCCCATGAGTCCGCTGCATTCAATGGGGATGGGCTCTATGGGAAATGAAATGGACTTCAACACGCCCTTGAGGTAGTAACGCTGGATTGGGGGACGCAGCATGAGGGAGGATTTATCTTTTCTTGTTCATCTTCTCGACCTTTGGTcactccacaaccccctttttcttttgtatcGGTCATAAAAGGTTCCCACAGGCATTTTTTTTCATTATCTGGCATCTTATCATCGGAGTCTATTGGATGGCGTACCTGCTAGCCTTGCTGTCGATTTGGATATGGTTCCCCAGGCGCACACGAATCACGAGTTTTTGGGGAAGCTGAAAAAATGGGAGCCCACTGAAAAAAATTGTCCATCACAGCACAcagttttcttttgtttcgGATCTTGCTTCTTGGCAATCAGTATATTTGTTGGGTCGGCGAGTGGGGAATTTGAGGAATATGGGCAGACGAGCTCTACCACTGTGCCAGGGATAATAGCATGCAGGGTGACATCTGATCTTGTACAAGGGTGCTAGGGAggacggcggggaggaaTGCAAGCAATATACAGTGTTTTTAGTTACTGCTGTTTCTGCAGCATGGTTCGCTACTCGGCCAGGCTGGTTGTAACAATAGAGTCCCGTATCTTAGCACATTGTCCGCTGTCCGCTGTCCCTGTGTCTTGTCCGATAGTGGAACCAGCGGAGGGAGAGATCATGCAAGATACCGGATATTGCGGGGGCTTGTTCGCGGATGGCTGTACTTGAAGGGATGTTTCCAAAGAGCTAGGATTCCGACAGCAGGGATGAGTAGATTGCGGCATAACCTCCAGGTTGCAACACTTGGACTTGAGGTACTGTAGCTTACTTGCATTGATACCGGAATTAAGAGAGGAAGTTTTACAGCCACCCTGCCCATATTATATTGCGAACTACACCTTGAAGGATGACAACTAGGCTTTCCAATAGTTAGTAGGCCTTTGAAGATATTTAAAAGGCCCGTCAATATACTTTCGATGCATGGTTTACAACATCATATGGACCGACCTACCTGTGTGTATCAactattttgtggtgagggtgccaGGAGCTACTTGTCCGATTCGTGCGGTCTTTGTGCTCACGCACCGGCTCAAGCCCGCCCACCGACGAGGATATGTGTAACAGGAGCGGCATGAAGCTATTGGaaggcaacaacagcagagGGCTTGTGACCGGCCTTCCCCAGCTCGGGATCCAGCAACGTCCGAGTCGAGAGTGGTTTATCATCGAGCCTACGATTCAAGCTCACAATACCGCAGCCACTATGACCGAGCCGGCGCCTTCTCTCGGCGGCCGACTTATGCAACGGTTCAAGCTCCAAGAATAGCTTCAAGCCTGAACGGTCACAAGGTTCGACGGTCTCCTGAACGATGTGTATCTTACGTCTCAAGGGAGCATCTAACGGAAGCAATTTCTACCAAAAAAAGCCAATATAAATATCTTGGGCAAGATTCCCCTCGAGTCATTTCTTTTACGCCATCAGATCGATCTTCACCTACAGGCAAGAGTCCCAATCTCTCCGCCCTCGAGTGAACTTGCATATCTCATTTAACTTCCTATTCCGTCCACCAAAAAGTAttcccccctttcttcaCCAAACCCGCCCTTACATttatcaacaaccccatccatATCTATAACCTGCTCCctgccccccaccccatccccgccttttttttaaataattcaTTTTTTAATTTACCTTTTTCAAAATGGcttccaacaacacctcccccatccccgtcGCCACCTTTGGCAAAGACCCGAAAGTAGCCGAGCAAGTCCGCGAGAAGCTCCTTCCCGACATCGAAGTCGTCCActgctccctcaccctcgactCGGCCCTCGCCGAGCTCCCCGCCCTCTGCTCCGGGGACACCTccgtctccccttcctccggCCTCGGCACAAACGCCGGTGCTtccgactcctcctcccgcaagGCCCCCCAGGCCATCTTCTTCGGGGGCGGCTTCACGGACGACGAGTACGAGCAGATCGTCGCCGCCGTCCAGGCCCGCGCTCCGGGCATCCACATGGTCAAGGTCCAGAAGCGGGATGTTCTCGCCGCGGGCTCGTTCGGGCCGAACCCGGACACTATTGCCAAGATTtacaggaagaagatggctgcTCTGGTGGCTGCTTAGATCGTCTTCTGACCCTCATTGCGAGAGTGGTGGAAGGGAGGAAGACAGGGGTGGATATGGGGtgctggatggggaggaacaAGTCACAGCAAGGGTGAGAGTTGTGGTTatcggtgatggcggcggcaaggAGGATGGAAGACTAGGAATTTGGAACACCATCTTGACGGTGGGGGTGGGCAACATTGCGACTTTGTATCTTCCTGTTTCTGATCTCGATGCTTTGTGTTTGACTGGGGGGAAAGGTATGTGGAACGACAAGTTGTTGCAgcatgagggtgaggggatAGCTATGGGTGATCTTTGAGCAGACAGTGATACACGAGTTTTCTTTTGCTGGTTTCACACTATCACTCACTCGCTCACTCAATCAACTCGTTCACACACGCTTGAAACAGTCCACACTCCTGACTGGTGTGTCCGCTGTTGTATGCATAGGTACGCTGTGACGCTATGAACCTCTCTTATCCCAAGAGCATCCCCCCCCATTCCGCGCGCCTGTACTTTTTTCGACCTGCAgcagaaaagagagagcaCCGAGGCcaggaaaaaaaagcgaGAATTCCATGTGAGCAGAAAACATACAACCAAAAATGAAATCAACAGAGCCAATGACCACTAAACCCCCTACTCGCAAATGAAACAAAAGACAAGATAAAgacggaaaaaaaaaactgtATCCCTACAAGATTTCCCCCAAAAGCAACACGACTTGTCTAtctttcccatccacccagaaaaaaaagacagccGCGCCGGTTTCGCTCAATGCAAGATGTCCCTTTTGGGTCCAATCGCTAAAGCCTTCCCTTAACCCAGGCCCCCCCACCCCGTATATACGCCCAGCCTGCCCCGGTGTGATCATCGCAAGCAAACAACGATAGGAACCATAAACAACATGAGATCGAGCGCGAATCCAATTCCCAAACACCTTGTGCCCGTCCGTGCCCCACCAGTTCGCCAAACTCAAAATAGACCGACCCAGAGAGGAACGAAGCGAGGGAACGGGTTAAGGAGCAGGGTGCGTCATTCAAGTCCGCCGGCTGCTTGGTCCAAAATCCGGCTCCACGACTGCTCTCTTGTCCTTGCGGGGCCGGATCACGTACTCGGCCATGATTTGAATGTGGTCAGATGGGAAGTGATAATATGGGAAGCCGGGAATCCGCGTAAGAGCCTGCTTGTCCGGAGGAGCAAGCAACGACACCAACTCCAGCGTGTTGGTCGAATACCAGATGTAGTCAATGACTTCACGGAAGGTTGGTGTGTAGTTGGTGAAGCTAAGTTCATGAGGTCCACCTCTGAGATGGGCATAGGCCGAACGGATGCTGAAGGGGTGCTCAACACCGTCTCTCGTGAAGTTTCCGTACTTTCGACCAAGCCATTCGGGGTGATCATGGGAAAGACGGCCAGTGGCAAGAAAGTCGTAAACGCCACTGCTGGGCGTAGAGTTGTAATCGCCGCAGATGATCAGAGGAATATCCGTGTTGTTGCGATACTCCTGTGAAGGGCCTGGCGGAGGAAgctcctgcctctcctctccttcttcgaGGATCCCTTGAATCGCTTGCTTTTTGTCGATTGCCATCGGCGGGGTTCGTGTCCATTTATCGCCGAGCCTCGTGATGTTCTCCATCAGACACGCGATCTGCAATAGCTTCACGTCGCAAAGATCAGGCTCCCAGGCCAGATGCGTGTTGGCCACAATCAAGCGAGACCCTGTTACTCGGCTCTCCAGCAAGATAATCGTCCCAATATTATCTTTGCCCATCGCCCTGTTGTAAACGTCGTGGTTTTGCTTGAGATCTGggcgggtgatggtgaggtgtGAATAGTCAAGCATCTCCTTTTGCAGTACAATCCACTTGTCGGTCTTCCAGAAAGTAGCACAGCCGTCAACACCGCCTACCATGTTGTTGGGCAATGTCTTCACCTTGGGTCTTGACCACTGTATACCTCTATAACCGTGTTTGGCCAGGGAGGGAGAGAATTCGTTCTCATAGGCGTTCCTGCTGATCTCTTGGAGGCAGACGATGTCTGGGTTGCGGTCATAGATCTCGTCGAGAATCAACTGCTTGCGATAGTCCCATTCAAGAGCTGAGGGCGGTGTGTAGCCATACATCTGCTTGGTTGCGTACCTTTCGCACAGAATATTCCACGTTAAAACGCTGACACGTTCAAGGCTAGACGCCACATCATCTTGCACCGTGatgggaagacgaggagcGGGAGCAGGGGGGACTGCAGAGGGCGACCATCAGTATGTGGCGTGCTTGGTTCAAGGTGGTCGGTCAGAAACTTACCTGGAGCGTCAACGAGAAGACTGTTGATCAAGCTCTTCGTGTCCTTGTTCATGATTTCGTCTTTCAACGGGCCATTCATGAGTGGGTTGCCGTGGAGACCCAGCATCTCCAGCTTGTAAAGGAAGCCCAATTCATACGGAAGGCTTGTTATGTGATTGTTAAACAAGATAAGCTGCTGGAGGTTTGTGCACATGCCGATTTCGGGGGGCAGTTCATGCAGTTCGTTATGAGACGCTTCCAACACCTTCAAGCACCTTAGTTTGCCAATATCTGGAGGCAAGACGGTAATCTTGTTGGACGCAATGTACAGCTCTACAAGAAAATCGTAACTGAACAAGGCCCGCGCAATCTTGCGCACCCCTTGACCGCTCAGGTCGAGGTTGTGCCAATCCTGTCGTTTGACAAGCTTGTTTGTGGTATAGGAGGGCCGGTTTCTAGCGACTTCCTGGTCCTCTGTAGTTGTCGTTCCTTCGGAAGcatacaccacccccttgtTGTCGGATGCCTTGGCCCGTGCATAATAGTGCGGAAGGTGCTGCTCAACCATGGTTTGATGCGCCTCCTGTGCTTGTTTGTACAATTTGAGCTGCTCTCCCCAACTGTCCGAGATTGCTTGACCAGAACCACCTCTAGTGGTGGCAGTTTGCCCGCTAGGATGGCTCCCGGCAGCAAATGGGCTAGAGGCTTGATGGGCGCCGGTGGAGTAGCTTGAATGCCCCATGTTCCCCGCCGGTAACCCGTGTACACCGGGGTCTGGCTGAAGATTCTGATGGTGATGCGCATGATGCTGATGTGGATGGCCCTGTGGCTGTTGACCGTAGTTGTACTGTTGATACTGCACTGGCGGAATATTGGGCTGACCCCGCCCTGGAGCACCACTGAGGCGATTGTTGTGCCCCTGCTGGGGCCCCTGACCATACATGCCGCGCAGGTTTTGGCCAAGAGACGCCGATGTCTTAGAATGGGCGGTGGGTTGGGCGGCCACTAGGTGTGACAAAAGGGAGTTGAGCAGTATGCCGTTGGCGATCGAGCTGCTAGAGCTGAAATTGGACGAAAGCGGGCTCGAGAAGGCTTGTATCGGATGTCGGTCACCATCTGCCATCTACAAAGAGGGCGGGGCTCGGCGGAAAAGGGTCGATCTGGCGAGCCTGGCACGGAAAAGAGGGGGGATTCGTGGCGGAGGGTGGAAGCGTGTGACTTGAGAtgctggaggtggaagatTTTGCATGGAATAGACGACCTTTTCTTTGGGCATGGATGCAAGCGTGTGAGCGTCCAACCGGGGTCGAGTTGACGGAGAATGCAGCTCGCTCAGAGAGCCATTCACCGAAAAATCGAAGAGATCGAAGGGCGAACGGGGGGAGCCGCCAAAGAACTCGAGGAGAATCGTCGGAGGGGGACCAAGAACCAACGTCTTGACAAGAGGGCCAAGTTCACCGGCAGGTTGGAGGGGCTCGGGACGCGCGCGccttggttgttggggggaaaggggggttgggtgtgaAAGAGATGCTGAGGTCGGGTGTCtctattttttttgtttctgttttCCGACTGTTTGGGGAGCACGCGGGTTAGCAAAATCTGTGTAaaagatgatgttgggaCACGGGCCGTCACGACAGCGAGCGATGGCAGGCGAGGCGAGGGAAGCGGCCAGACAGCCAAGGTCAAAGTGCAGCCAGGGCCAGAGATTCTGGGGCCTTGACAGGGCGGCTCGGGGGAGTAAACAAGGCTCACCTGTGGCCAAAGATAAGAAATGGGTATTACCTCTTGCTGGCGATAATTGGAGCGCCTGTCAATGAATACTCAAGTGAAAGGATATGCTGCGCGATTGCTGATGTCgtggggagagagaggagtcCAACCCGTCTGCTGTTGTGGCCCGCTGTGATGGAGATGCGCAAAGATAGCAGCGCCCAAAGCCTCCCTGCTTACCTAAGGCCCGTGGGCCCAGACCAGGACCCAGTGAATGGCCATCACGTGATGAGTGAAATCATTGgatgctcctccccctcttcacttTATGATACAAGGCCCTTACAAGCACTGGCATTCTCTGGACTTTTTAAAGGCAAAAGCTTACTTGACGCCCACACGTCAATGGGTTTCCATCTGAGTCCCTCTTCCCACCTATCTATCTACATGCAAACCTCCATAGGGCACAGACATCAAGCATGGTCCTACACTAGCCCAGACAGATACGGAAGGAATACACTGCAGAATAGCGGTCGCCCAGAGCTTCAAAGCCAGGTCGGTTGGAGCATAGGTGGCGCTTCTGATGCCAATAGGAATCTCTATAGTTCTCGGGCTAGGCCTGAGCAGAGGCTGCATTGCATTTGAGAGGAATGGGAGAAAACACCCGAGGGGCGGAGTGCGGGGAAGCCCAGACCCATCGAGGTGTGTCTGCGAGGCATGGGAAGACGAGCAGCCTATGACAGGCATGAAAAGTCCCAATACCGAAGGTGAGGCCGGTGGCCGGTGGCCGGGAGACTGTGCTGAACAGTGGCCCAGAATGCCTGGAATAGCTAGACCGAACCAAGACGTGTACTGCACATGCGGTCCAAAGGCAGGGCATGGCAAGCAATTGAATAAGAAGAATGGGCCCCTGGCTTCTGGCCAGAATTGTCTCCAGCTTGTCCATCAGTCGTTCTGGAGTCTTTCGTTCTCTCATCCGTCGCtgtcatcaccctcatcctcatcctcgttgCCATCCTCAGTCCAACATCTGAATACGACACTCTCTTGTACTCGGTGGCCCCACATTGAAACCAGCTGGGGTGTTAGAACCAAGTGGTCGATCTCGATCAGCACCGCAGCCAATTCGCGCGCAACTGCACACATCCACCAGACCGCGATAACGTCCCTGGCcttcgaggagctggaaagtCAGCGACTCACATGGCTGCTGCATGTCGAGGGTATCCTTGAACTGATCGCAAGCCATGACGACCGTGTCTGGGGCACACTGAACCgacagccaacaacaaaccccacAGACGGCCGTCATCTCGGCGCCGTCGGCGGTGTGACTATTCTCTTAAGCTGTCTGATCGTATTCCTATGATACGGATCTATCACCAATTCGCCACGACGTGTCATATCAGCTGAGAAAGCCAGAGGCAGCCGTGTTCTCCAGGGGGACGAGGGATTTCTGGGTTCTTctgacaagaaaaaaaagaagcgTTTTCTTCAGCACCTGGCTGACCCGCTGGGCTGCCGTCTCATCCCGCCAACCAACCACTCAGCACTCGCAGGGACTCGAAACTCGCACAGACATCGAAGACTTCTAGAAAAGGCTGCCCAGTGTCAGGCAGCTGAGGAAAGGTTGTTGCAGAACAGACGCAGGGGCACAACGCATTTTCCCAGGCTTTTTTATGAATGCGGAAGGTCTCTGGCGGTAGAAAAAGGAGAGAGGGCCCCATTCTCCCGCATGTCACCTTTGGTTCCTTGGATGCCGCAAGCGAGACGGCGTTCCGGTGCTCCTGGAACAAAGGCCCCCATTGCCAAAACAGGTCCCCTGAGTTTGGGCGGGGCCCATTACGCCCATCCCCTAGCCCCCCTGCTTGACGCTGGTCCCGTCGCTGGCGAAAAAGTTTCTCCCAAAGATGGAGTTCCTTTCAGGTTATGCTGCGGCTCAATCCCCTTTCTCCGCCTACACCGTCGAGCCGCCTCCTAATTCCTCCCATCGTTCCCGTTCCAAGCAGCCTGGCCGATCCAACTCAACCTCGGGCACCCAGACGAAGAAGCGCTCTCGCATACACGGACACGCCCGTACTAACAGCGCCAGCACCTCGAGCACGGGCAGCGGCCAGACCGGCGATAGCAACCAGCAGCCATCGCATCCAGGTCACCAcggcaccgccaccgccgccgctagcaacaacaacatcaacaacaaccctgcGTGGTTGCAGCACTCCGGCGCTCCCGACGCCGCCAGACCCGGAGttgatgccgccgccgcatctcctgctgctgtgacAGCACCCCCGTTCGGCGCCCGCCGTGATCGACACCGCGAGCGCATGTCCTATCAGGACAAGCAGTTACCAGCAACCCCCCGCCTCAACACCGTCGACGCCTCTTCGCGATCACCGGGCAGCGGTAGCGCTTCTGAGCCAGCTTCGGCACAAACACCAGCTtccgcctcggccgccttctCAGACCGACGTATGCTCCatcatgcagcagcagccatgtACGATCCAGGATCCAAACCACCTGGGCCGGGACCAGCAGGTCTCCCCCGCTCCGAAAGCGTCACCAGCGTCGGGGCTGTAACCACGGCGAGTGGGCGCACCATGATCTCCACCGAGCCACCATCCAGCCAAGAAGCCGCCGCCCACCAGCTCAGGCCGTTTGTCGTCCGCAACGGCCGGACGTACATCTCGGACCAGTCCCTCCCTTACCCATTACCCGTCGACCTGGAGGAGCTACACAGGCAGAGTCTAAAGACGATGCTTTTACTACAATTATACGGACGACCTATTTGCGATCCGACATTCATCAACAAACCGCCGGCGCGCATCCTGGAAATTGGGTGCGGGACAGCATTTTGGAGCATGACTTGCTACCGCTACTACGAAGCCAGAGGCCAGCACGCAAACATGTCTTTTACCGGGCTTGATATTGTCCCTCTTGCGCCTCCCACAGGAGGGCCAGGGGTTTCTGAGAGTGCCGAGTCGGCCCCTTCCGCTTTGCCTGGGGCGTCAGCTATCAGGCCGGATAAAGACATGAATTGGACTTTTGTACAACACGATCTGAGGAAACTGCCGTTGCCCTTTCCTGAGGGGTCGTTTGACTTTGTCATGGTGAAGGACATGGGCCTTGCTACGTCGATGGTAATGCAACAGGGTCTGGTAGACGAGTATATTCGGGTGTTGGTGCCTGGTGGAACGGTGGAGATATGGGAGACTGATCATACACTTCGTATGCTCCGCCCTCATGTGCCGGAGCCACCTGCTGGATCAGGTGGCCCTGAGGGTGAAGcggaggctggtggtgaggctgaGAATGAGAATGACGAGCAGAATATAATGGAGATGGGGGCGTATCTCATGACGGCCAATACGCCGCTCAGCCAACCTCTTAATAACTTCTTGTTGGAATATAATGGGTGGATATCTCGCGCATTGGAGGCGAGAGGGCTGTTTTGCATGCCTTGTACAGTTATTGGGCCGTTGTTGATTCAAGAAGCGGAGGTCTTGACTGGAGTAGGGAGCACGAGGTTGGCGATTCCTTTGTCGGAAGTTAgatgggaaagggaaggggttggcggtgTGGTTACCAAGGATGGGAAGAGCTATATCGATACGAAGGCGAGGAGGCTAGGGAAGGATGGTGCGCCCGTGGGCAAGGC
Proteins encoded in this window:
- a CDS encoding hypothetical protein (EggNog:ENOG503Q4N7; COG:B), whose product is MTTAVKRACDACHRRKVKCDGINPCRHCSASQLACTYNAIPQKKGPKGSRAKVINELKENQRQTSLSSKQNPSNSPSLAPTPRLLTKEMINACVEFFFANLYPTMPILDRQRLEQDIMYMEQNIDSYCLLTSLCAFVSLQPGMVMPNMGMSSMSDPFNPDMMFGGGNILTCTLLMEETIRVRKSEDYAASRTINTLCTDFFLFAVHHGLEMHDKAWFYLREATTLAHLSRMNEETQYMQYDSNDAARCRRLYWLLFVTERAYALQHRRPMTLEATINLPAHADPSNPHSHHIPSFLRQIQLFHSFDHGLLSMWMKTKRECSDSYLTSLEKQLQEVLPPYLNDTQAQLNEMSINLHWLKDMAWKLGLANNNGHDAELSYSFLPMVAHFPGNLGLQGFGFLEKLLSITYDLSEALSMQPAPRTPFTPGPHDQLRKILNIVTTLRNGQHHFLPLLLSKIHAALPKMASPMLQNAPESAACNIDIFDGFGNAGMAQPPVYSHESYDNKFSIPRIEDHNSSDSNSPNNITPPSSNDMNSPFVSSPPIMSPGGMDLPHGMPSDFTSMPEMVMSPMSHAPPTSLGATVGMNNHQAQHTPLSPFPNLGSQIQGMNNHNINPPPNIALASQMHLPQPMGGTIGSNIGSNMMSRPQAQQRTSSFALGPTPIRTVGDFQALQRTNSDMTPMSPLHSMGMGSMGNEMDFNTPLR
- a CDS encoding hypothetical protein (EggNog:ENOG503P8HW); the encoded protein is MASNNTSPIPVATFGKDPKVAEQVREKLLPDIEVVHCSLTLDSALAELPALCSGDTSVSPSSGLGTNAGASDSSSRKAPQAIFFGGGFTDDEYEQIVAAVQARAPGIHMVKVQKRDVLAAGSFGPNPDTIAKIYRKKMAALVAA
- the CCR4 gene encoding Glucose-repressible alcohol dehydrogenase transcriptional effector (EggNog:ENOG503NVSK; BUSCO:EOG09260WGT; COG:K), which produces MADGDRHPIQAFSSPLSSNFSSSSSIANGILLNSLLSHLVAAQPTAHSKTSASLGQNLRGMYGQGPQQGHNNRLSGAPGRGQPNIPPVQYQQYNYGQQPQGHPHQHHAHHHQNLQPDPGVHGLPAGNMGHSSYSTGAHQASSPFAAGSHPSGQTATTRGGSGQAISDSWGEQLKLYKQAQEAHQTMVEQHLPHYYARAKASDNKGVVYASEGTTTTEDQEVARNRPSYTTNKLVKRQDWHNLDLSGQGVRKIARALFSYDFLVELYIASNKITVLPPDIGKLRCLKVLEASHNELHELPPEIGMCTNLQQLILFNNHITSLPYELGFLYKLEMLGLHGNPLMNGPLKDEIMNKDTKSLINSLLVDAPVPPAPAPRLPITVQDDVASSLERVSVLTWNILCERYATKQMYGYTPPSALEWDYRKQLILDEIYDRNPDIVCLQEISRNAYENEFSPSLAKHGYRGIQWSRPKVKTLPNNMVGGVDGCATFWKTDKWIVLQKEMLDYSHLTITRPDLKQNHDVYNRAMGKDNIGTIILLESRVTGSRLIVANTHLAWEPDLCDVKLLQIACLMENITRLGDKWTRTPPMAIDKKQAIQGILEEGEERQELPPPGPSQEYRNNTDIPLIICGDYNSTPSSGVYDFLATGRLSHDHPEWLGRKYGNFTRDGVEHPFSIRSAYAHLRGGPHELSFTNYTPTFREVIDYIWYSTNTLELVSLLAPPDKQALTRIPGFPYYHFPSDHIQIMAEYVIRPRKDKRAVVEPDFGPSSRRT
- a CDS encoding hypothetical protein (EggNog:ENOG503NZWR; COG:S); this translates as MEFLSGYAAAQSPFSAYTVEPPPNSSHRSRSKQPGRSNSTSGTQTKKRSRIHGHARTNSASTSSTGSGQTGDSNQQPSHPGHHGTATAAASNNNINNNPAWLQHSGAPDAARPGVDAAAASPAAVTAPPFGARRDRHRERMSYQDKQLPATPRLNTVDASSRSPGSGSASEPASAQTPASASAAFSDRRMLHHAAAAMYDPGSKPPGPGPAGLPRSESVTSVGAVTTASGRTMISTEPPSSQEAAAHQLRPFVVRNGRTYISDQSLPYPLPVDLEELHRQSLKTMLLLQLYGRPICDPTFINKPPARILEIGCGTAFWSMTCYRYYEARGQHANMSFTGLDIVPLAPPTGGPGVSESAESAPSALPGASAIRPDKDMNWTFVQHDLRKLPLPFPEGSFDFVMVKDMGLATSMVMQQGLVDEYIRVLVPGGTVEIWETDHTLRMLRPHVPEPPAGSGGPEGEAEAGGEAENENDEQNIMEMGAYLMTANTPLSQPLNNFLLEYNGWISRALEARGLFCMPCTVIGPLLIQEAEVLTGVGSTRLAIPLSEVRWEREGVGGVVTKDGKSYIDTKARRLGKDGAPVGKALGPVATAVRRTALTVVVQQIQSMEHVLREMSGKSQDEWDAWMGKMMNDLVRENGPSWGECLEVGAWWAKKR